The bacterium DNA window TTGACTCTTTACATACCAGCGAAGTCGAAGACTGATTTTACTAAACTTGGTCATGGTTCGACAAGCCTGTCCTGAGCCCTGCCGAAGGGCTCACCATGACGTATGTGAGTAAACCCGATAAGCACATAAAAAAAAGCCCCATACGCCTCAGGCGTACGGGGCTTCTCATGGGGTAGGTAGTTACTCAATTACCCGTCACATAAGGATATTGTTTGATCTCGGCAGAAACCCATTTAGTTCCCGGCATCGCGTCGTAATTCATCCCGTTGACACCCCAAAGAAGAGATTTCCCGTCATAACCTAAAGCCCTCAGGTAAGCGGTAATAAATCCGCTCGTTTGTCCGCTGTAGCAATATACGACAACCGGTTTATCCAAAGGCAGTGTGCGTAAAAAGGTGCTATCCTTCAGGTCAACTTTCGGTTCATATTGCATAGCTCCGTCAATGTGTCCCATATTGTAATGTGCGACAGACCAATAGTTTACGATGTAATAACCTGTAAGATTTGTATATACAGTTGCATTTGTAATTGATGCCGGCGTCCACCCTTCGGTCAATAGGGTTTGAACACGGGCCTCAAGGATATCCTCAGGATCCGACATACCGGTTGTAAGAACCGGTAGATCATTAACGGCGCCTTTGGCCGTTGCGGTGGTCACAAATGCTGTGGCGCGTGAATTACTTGTATTGGCCAGCCACTTGCCGGCGGCAAATACGGAATCCCAGGAACACATGCCCCATTTGAGCGAATATACATTGTCATATTTCAACAGACGCATGAGTCCTGCCGCGTAAGCTGCCGACTGTCCCGAATAGCACGCAATGACGATTCTGGAATATGTGGACGGAGCCGGATTCATATTCTTCATGTGAGTAAGCAAATCCGGTATGAGTACGTTATGTGCGCCTTCGATGTGTCCAAGATTTCTGAAGGTTGCCGTATCGCGAACGTCGATGATATACTGTGTTGTTGGTGCGGCCAGTTGGGTCGTCCGAACGTCCGCAGCGGAAACGATCGCCGGACAATACGCGCTGTTGATATAATTCCCGCCGTCCGATTCGAGATATTTCAACAGAACTTCTGATTCATTAACCGATGCTTTGTCTTTATCATCGCTGCAGCCATTATAAACCATAAGCCACGGCAGGGCGAAGAGCAGGCAAACGAGTCTCATTTTTTTCATTTTACTTCTCCTTTAGATTAGTGGGTACGTTCTTGGATAAACCCCAGCCCGAAGGCAGATGCCCATCCACTATGATGTTTTGGTTAGCGTCAATTTCCCATGTTTGGGTGAGATCAGAATTGAATAAATAAAGTTCTTTATTGCGAAATACGCCATCTTCGTTGATGATATGGCAATTATCATAACAGGATTTTCCATCTGCAACCTGTGTGCGGGTTGTCCAGCGCTTGATATTATGGGGCGTGGTGTATTTAAAAGTTGGGCGAACATTGAAATCCGCCAGCGTTGCCGTTCCGTAAAGCGACCAACTGTCCGGCGCCATGAGCGAGCGGCGTACGGTGGCCAACGGATAGGGCTTCGTATCGGGAATCGGATTACGCGCGATCTTGAATCCTTGATATGCCGCTATGCGGGCGCCTTCGCCGCCGATATGACAGCTTCCGCAATTATTGTAATCCTGCGAATGGCAGGTTTGACAATTGAAAGAATTTATGTGCATCGAGTGATACGTGTTCGATGACTGAATATTGGTGTGGCAATCGACGCAGTCGGGCTTTAATGCCATTTTGTAACGCTGGTCATACACCACGCCGTCGCCGTGAATTTCATTCTTGGAATGGCAGCTGATGCAAGTAAATCCTTCGGCGGAAAGATGAACATCCGGAATGGTTCCGCTGGCGATGCCGTAGTATGCATGGCCGATCCGGCTGGTATGGCATGCCGTACAATTATCCTGCATACTCGGCTTATTGGCAAATTGATGTCCTTTATAGAGACCGCCGCCGCCGGCTTTCGGGCGATTCACATGACAGTCGCCGCAGGTTGCGTGGCATTTTGCGCAGTTTTTCTCATATCCCGCTTTCATCTGCTCAGAGATTTGATCGTATACCGTCACACCGGAACGAAGTGTTACCATACTTTTTTGTCCCCATCCGTTGGCATGCAAACTGTTGGACGTACGGCTGACGATGTCGGCATGGCAGGTTCCGCATTTTTCACTTGCTGCCATCGAAGGGTGACGGATAAAATCGCCGGAGTGCGCCAGTGTTTTGTCGCCGGTGTCGTCTGTTCCGTTGTGACAAACAGTACATTCAAGTCCGCCGTGGGTTGAATTCGAAAACGCTTCAAAACCCGCTCCGCCCATATACACGCGGTCATAAGGTTCGATATGCGGCGCATCGCCGCCGCATCCGCCGCCGTCAACGGCCGTGTCGGGAGATGCAATTTCCTTTAGCTTATCATAATTGGTATGACACCCGACGCAGGAATTAGCCGAACCGGTCGGGCCGGATTTTTTGTCGTCGGAACATCCGGTCCATAGAGTGAAAAAATTCACAAATAAGATTATAAAAAAAAGATTACGTGTTGTCATTGATGCCTCCCGTCGGTTTGCTTTGAAATTCATCGTTAGTTCGTCTCGTCCATCCATTTATTCAGTGCGGTCAATAGTTGGGACATTCCGCGAATCAAATTTTTATGTTGAGCCTGTTCTATATTTTCTAAAATTTCCTGATGGATGCGCGTGTAGTCGATATTCAGGTTTTCTACGACCTGAACGCCTTTTTTGGATAAGTAGACCTGCATGTTTCGCCGATCCTCTGCGTCGATTTTCCTGGTCATATATCCTTTTTTAACCAGACCGTCCAAAACGCGGGACAAACGGCTTGGGCTGAGATTCATGCGCTCGGCAATTTTTTTGTTGCTGGACTTTTCGGTAAGACCGAATAAGCGCAAACAGCGGAACTCTGCCGGAGAAAGCCCGTGTTTTGCTGCGAGACGCGCTTCCTTTTCATGGCACCCTTCGAGCAAATTGAATGTCAGTTCGGCTAGCTGTACCGCGTCGTCATGAAGTTCTTGTTTTTTCATAATGGAACCTAAATGGTTGCGCATAGTAATAGTTGTTACTAAAAATAGTTGCTACAACAATTAGTTGCTAATAGCAAATATAAAGTACAGATGAGCGTTTGTCAAGAGGGGAATTGTAAAAAACGCAAAAACATGATAAAAATCATGTTTGAGGCGTTGGGTATTTTGCTTATTTCATTCAACTCAAAAAAAAGGCGCCGTTAGAGGCGCCTTTTTAAAGTGAAGTGAGTTTAATTATCTTGTTGCCGGGAATCGGTCTGTTGTCTTATGAGCTTTTGCTTCACCCCCGCCGCCGAGAGGAACGTCCGGGACGATGTTATCCGATGGACGATCGCTGGTTTGGCCCCAGGCAGCAAATAACAGCGTATTCTCCCAAAGCCTGAAAAATTCGATTCGTGGTATATAACCATAATCAAATTCAGTCGGGAAAGCGTTAATAGCTAAGATTCGCCCATTAGGTTTATTATACGCGGCAAACCAGTTACCGTTATTATAACTGGCGATAAGCGTGGCTCCGGGGCGAACCGAGTACCCTGTCGGATGGTATTCCGTGATCAAAGTGTCTATACCATTCCGCAGGGGGTGGTTCGAGTTAAAAATCAACGTATCATAGGTACCATTATTCTCATTCAAAGTACCGATCACCGGATCAATAGATTCCATACGTCCCCAATAGCCGTTGCCTCTATAGTAGTAGTAAAATGTCGCCAGTACCACGTTACCGCCGTCCAATACGTAATCGTGGAGCGCGTTGGCGACGTTGCTGTCGTTCTCTGATGAACTATTGGCGAACAATAAAACCACGTCAAAATCGTTCAATTGACCCTGCGTTGGAGTTGAGTCTGCCACATCCCATGGAGTAAATTCCAATCCCTCCATATTAAGCGGGAAAACTTCAACAGCGCGTTCGAATTCATAATGCGGGCTCATGACAAGTACTTTGGTGACATCCGGAATACTGCTATCGCTGGGACTGCATCCGTTTACTGTATAAACAACCGCGACGAGGATCGCCTTCACCGTATTAAACACACTTTTCCTCATACTCGCTTCTCTCCTTTGTGAAATGTCAAAAAAAAATGAATTAGTTGGATAAATTCACAATAGCCCTAATCTGTGAATAAGTCAACAGGTGATTTACAAGCAGTAGATTATGATCTGATCCGTTTGTTTTGATGTTTTAAGGCTTCACGTTTTGCCAAGCGGGATAGACGGCCGGAATGTTTTTTTACAAATTGGGTGACCCGCTTCGAATTTGTATAGGCATATTGCCTCAGAATCCATCCGATAGCTTTTTGAATAAAAAACTCCCGCTCATCCATCATGGAAAGAATAGTTTCTTCGAGCAGATGCCTGTTCGTCTTTTTCTTGTGCCGCAGATGCGCCAACAAGGCCGTGCGGCGGAGCCATTTATTTTTCGAACGAGTCCATTTTTTAAGAATGGATTCATGTTTTCGATTCTGTAATACAAGATCCCCAACCAAATGCGACGCAACCGTATCTACCGTATCCCAATTGTCGGCAGATTTGAGCATCCATTCATACAGCCGCATGGCCCGATCGCTACGAAAAGTTTTGTAATACATGGCTATATCCACCGCGAGATAAAGTTCCTCTCTGAATTTTCCCCGCCACAGTTCTTTGATAACTGTTTCATATTCATCATACGTTGCGATGGTAAATTTTTTTTGCGCGGAATGAAAGATATTTCTGCGTGCCGGCATTGGAATGCCGTAAAAGGGCTGGACATTTTTCATGTAGGCCCGCATCGGCCGTGCTTTTTTGGGGTCTGCGGCCTTTCGCAATTCGCGCCGCAGGTATGCGATCATCGGATGCATGTTATTTTTTACTTTTTCGTGGCGTTTCCACAAAAGATTTCATTTTATCAGCGAAAAGGAATTTCCATCCGTCCTGCGTTGCGCTTTGCGTCTGATCGGTGACGGATCCGATAATGGAGTCTGAGATTTTCAGAGTGGTGATGTTTTTGCCTGCACTTTCCAGGCTTAATCGAAACAAAGTGAGAGCCGGGCCTGCAAAAGGAGGCGCCAGATAACCTGCGATATTGATGAAATGCAGAGGTTCCATAGCGATCACCGTTCCCCAAATCACGCCGCCCCTGGCTCCTGCAGTTTCAAACATTCGTCCGCCCAGTTTTGCTTCGAGCACGAATTTTTTTGATTGCGGCATGGCAAAAAATTCTTTCGGCCACCAGCGGTGGATATCTTTCGTCAGCGCATCCCATACCTTTTTCTGCGGTGCGTTAAAGATCACTTCAAGTTCGCTCTGAACAACGCCCGCGTCTTTCTTTTCGTTGACTGAATTTGCCATGATCGTCTTTCTCCGTCTATTGAATATATAACCCGCGAATTTCGCAGATCGACGCAGAAAAGTCAGCGTAAATCAGCGTAATCTGCGGGACGGGTTCGGTATTCCGAAACAAAAAAACAAAGCTCCGAAAACGAATGTTCCCGGAGCTCTAAAAAATTCAGACTTCTGATTATTCTTTCACGATCAATCCGGTTAATAATCCGGCAACGCCCATTTCTACTATGGTTCCGAGAAACCAACTCAATGCGATGTTATAAGGAAGCGGCTGCACTGCATACGTACCGTATCCCATACCGATGCCGTAGCTTACGCCTAGGATCAGCCCATACTGAAGCCCGATCATCATACTCTTAGGCGAAACGAATTTGACATAGACCCAAACAAAAACAAAAGCCGATACCGCTCCCACAAAGTACATCAATCCCATTTTCATCTCTGCCTCGGGCCGCCATAACGAGGCTGAGGCCTCGTAAGCCTTGGCTAGGAGCATCCCGTGAATAACAATGTCAAGAACCGACCATGCGACAAAAACAGCAACAAAGGCAAGTAATAGTTTCTTAGTCATGACACACCTCCTGTAAACGGGTTAAAGGATCAGTGAATTAAAAGAGAAACGTTACGTCATTGAATTTTCTATTTCGCGCTGAGTAATGCTCCGATGAGAATAATTATACACGGCCAAACCATTTTTTATCACGATGATCTGCGGCGACGCGTGCGGAATGTGAAAGTGCTCCGCTATGCGATTGGAAAAGTTCCGATGCTCGATCACTTTTACCATGTACACCGAAACCTCCGGATGGGATTCCATAAAAGACCGTACCTCACGGTACGCGTCCGCAGATAGGGAACAAGACGTACTGTGTTTAAAAAGAATAACATTTTGGGAATCAATCAAAGCCTGAAAATGCGCTTCGTTGGAAATGTCCGTTATCATGATCCGGTGTTCCGACGGTTAGATATGAGATTGTTCCAAGGTACAAAAAAGCAAATGATACGGAACTGCTTTAAAGATAAGTGGTGAAGGGCTAATAGTCAATTTCAAATTAAACGAATATAAAGAAACAATTTATCTATAAAAAAATAGACACAAAAAGTTAAATCGGTTACGGGTGCGAAGATCTGTTCTACCGCCGAACAGCGCGTGTCAAAAAAGTTTCCCGCATACTATGATCATTTACAAATAGTCCTCGCAAGGCGGAGGTGGTCGTAGCGGAATGTTGTTTTTCCACGCCGCGCATCATCATGCACATATGTGAAGCTTCTATCAGAACGGCAACTCCGGCGGGCTTCAATGTTTCTTCCATCAGATCCGCGATCTGTTTAGTCAGGCGCTCCTGCACCTGCAGGCGCCGCGCGAACGCGTCGACCATGCGCGGCAGTTTACTCAAACCTACGATCATTCCGTTCGGAATGTACGCAATATGCGCTTTGCCAAAGAAGGGAAGCAGATGATGTTCGCATAATGAATAAAATTCAATATCGTGCACCATGACCATATCGTTGTAATCTTCGTCAAATACTGCCGACCGGAGAATCTGCGCGGGATCGATGTCGTAACCGGAAGTCAAGCTTTTCCATGCTTTGGCCGCCCGTTCTGGAGTTTTTAGGAGTCCGTCGCGATCCGTATCTTCACCGGTTGCGGCGATCAACTGCCGGTAGTTATTTTTGAGGATTTCAATTTCAATTGATTCCGGCACGTAGTCGTCCATGGCTTCAGATGCCAAATCGCTGAGCATATGTTTCGATGCTAAAGAAACGGACATAGTATTCTCCTGGATGTGAACGGGGTTATCAAAAAATTACGTGCTTATCGGGTTGGCTCACAATGGAAGAGAACCCTTCTGTCTGAACGAAGTCGAAGACTGATTTTACTAAACTTGGTCATGGTTCGACAAGCCTGTCCTGAGCCCTGCCGAAGGGCTCACCATGACGTAGGTGAGTAAACCCGATAAGCACAAAAAATTATAACACGATCCGCGCTCAAATATTCCTCATTTGTAATTACCTCAATGTAATCCGTGAAGCATCCCGCATCAAGGCAATACAGAAGATCAACGAAATTATGATAAAACACGTAGGAGAACGCTTTGGCAAGCGGACAAAATCGAAGAGCAAGCAATTTGAGTTTAGCTGTGCGGACGACTCACATCAAAATGTTTTTTTGCAAGCACGTTTCCGTTAACGATAATCGCCAACGTATGCCTGCCTGCAAAATGTTTGCGAACGGTCAGATCGCGGAATGAGTGAGATTTAGTGAAAGGCTGCATTTTATTTTTTTCGAGAGTGTTTTCCGCGATCTTAAATATCTTTTTTGAATTATTTCCGCGCGACGTGACGAAATCAATGGAGTATTCAATGCGCAGTTTTTGGGCAATGGGAGTGCGTATGGAAAAAGAAAAGCTCAATTTATCGCCGATCTTCACCGCAGATTGGGATAACTTAAAACGTAGAACCTGAACGCCTGTGGCTTTTTTAAATCCGAAATGTTCAAGAACCTGAGTGTGCCCGCGCTTGAGCAGCGTTCTGCAGCCGTGTTTGATCACCCAATCGGTCTCTTTGCTTTGTCCTTTCCATTGTTTAGCCATTCTAAGCACGAGTTCGGGATGATCTTTGGCAATATCGTTAAGATTATTCGCTACGCTGCGGCGAACAAATTCCGACGGATCGTTTTTTAGCGCTTCCAATATCGGAAGAATCGGGGATGGGTTTTTTTTGAATTCAGGCAGGCCCATAGCCCACGGCAGGCGGGGACGGCACCCTTCACTCGCGAGGCGGCGCACATGTTCATGCGGATGATGCGCCCAGATCAGCATTTGTTTCATCATCAAATCGGGGTACTTAATGATATAGGGACGAACGGCAAATTCCGAACTGCAGCCGATCGTGAAAAATTCCAGGGCAGGAATGGACAAGGCGTAATGATCTATTCCGTACAGTTCAACAAAATCTGCAAAACACATATTTGCAAAACCGATATACTTGAGCCCCGTCATCCGGGGATACGTTTTCATCAGAATGGCTAAGGCCGAGGAATAATCTTCCGGAAGAGTTCTTTTTAGGCATTCGCTTATGTGCCGCATGCGCTGTTTGAGTTCGCGTGTCGTCCATTCTTTGTCGAAAACCAATTTATGGAACTGCTTTGTAGGGAAAGCCGAATATTGTTTGGAAACTTCTTCCAATAAAAGCCGGATGTATTCTTTACTGTATAAATGTTTTAGCGCTTCAGCCATGGTCGGTTGTCCTTATTTCTTATCAAGTATAAGGAATTTATCCAGTCGCCCTTTTTGCCTAAGATGGTGGCGGAAGTGCATCTCGATCATGACGAACCATTCATGCGCATTCAAGTAACCGAATGCAGGATGCTCCGTTTTCATAGATTCAGAAGCGGCTCCGATCTTGGCGGCCGTTTCGCGCATCGTTTCAATAAGCTGAGTTAATCCTGATCGCATTTCTGCAATTCCTGCAGGTTGCTTTGGCGTGTAGGTTTCTGAGGGAGGAACTTTTATTTTTGCGGCCGGAAAACTTCCGGATAAAAAAACGAATTTTCCTGGAAATTTCTTTCCGCCTTTCATCTCTTTTCCTTTTCCATCCAGGCATAATCCTATATGTTGCAGATGAAATCTGTTTGTTCCGGCGATCAGGTGATTATACACTTGTCCGATGGACCATGAATCAGCGTCAGGTTTTTTTGTAAATTGTTCTTCCGAATACGAATCCAGCGATAGTAGCCATTCGTTAGCAACGGATTCAAATCGTGTTACTATTTTTTGTAGGTTCATGTTCTCCTTTTCTTGATATGAAATTAAGATACTGCAGCGATGCCGTCTTGGCCGTTACTCAAAAGAAACTAACTTCCTCTTTCAGGCGCGCTTTGACGTCTTTGGGTAATTTCGTCCAGTGCACATCCATTAGAAGGGCTTCCATGGCATACAGAAAATTTAATGTCACGTTTGGAAAAGTTCGCTTGAGCAGCATATACGCATTCACCGAACCCACGCGCTCAAGATCGGATCGCGTAATTATACCAATCGCATTGAGTTTTTTGGAACTCTTTGGGCCGATCCCGATCGTATCGGTCTTTTGATGTTTTTTCATTTTCAAATCCGCTATTTATTCACCCGCATTTATCAAATCTGCACGGGACATCAAAATATCCATAAAAATACATTCATTTCAACGACTTTTTAAACCATTTCAACGCGGCAACCGACCATTCAGTGTCCAATTGTTTGAATCAGGCAATCCGTGGGCTAATTTGGAGTAACATTTACGTATTAACAAAGGAGATTTTATGAAAAGCGTTGGGTTCATTTTTTTGGTTTGCCTGGCTGCGCAAACCGGTTTTGCGCAAAGGCCTGACAATACTGTTCAGGTTGCGGAAATGAAGAAACTTACAGCATTTATTGGGGATTGGAGTGGCGAAGGCTGGATCGAATACCGGCCGGGGCAGAGGAGTGAATTCAGAGGAAAAGAAACGATCCTTCCGAAGCTGAGTGCAACAGTGATTCATATCGAAGGGATTCACACGTCAAATATTAAAGGGCAGGATGTGGTCGTTCACGACGCGCTTGGAATTATTTCCTTCGATCCCAATATGAAGCAATATCGGTTCCGTTCTTATCTTGCAACAGGTGTTTCGCAGGATAACGAACTCAAGATGGTTAGCAGTAATAAATTTGAGTGGGGATTTGGCGATGACAAGCGCGGATATTTTCAGTTTACCATAGACCTGTCCGATCCCGGAAAATGGGTGGAAACCGGAATGAAGTCCGCAGACGGCGCGACCTGGCAGAAGTTTTTTGAAATGAAACTTGAGCGGCAGAAATTATAGATTGGTTTCATTATCCGGACAAAGATTTCAAATAGAAACAACACAAAGGGCACAGAGAAAACCTCTGATTGCCCTTTTTTTTACGTTTTTTGCTCTTTCTCTAATTGAGGGTTGTTCATTGATTCCCATATCCCGCGGTTCATGTCCCGTATGCAGCCGTTCGTGACATATCCTTTGAAGTGCGGCCGGTAAATTGTTTTATTGCGGTAAGACAAAATCTAAACCAAGGAGCTTCAATGGAAAAAGCACTTTCCCAACGCCGTTATGATCTCGACTGGATGCGTGTTTTCGCTTTTGCGCTCCTCATTCTTTTTCACTGTGGCATGATGTTTAACACATGGGGCTGGCACATCAAAAACAATTATACGACAAACGCGATTGAGCCATTCATGAATTTTTTGCATCAATGGCGCATGCCCCTCCTGTTCTTCATTTCCGGTGCAGCAGTTTGGTTTGCAATGGAGAAGTATTCTCTCAAGCAATACTTTGCAGAGCGGCATAAGCGCCTGCTCATTCCCTTATTATTTGGAATGTTGGTGATCATTCCGCCGCAGGTCTATCATGAAAGATTATTTCAGGGGCAGACGCTGTCGTTCTTAGATTTCTACAAAACGGTTCTGCAATTAATACCTTATCCCGAAGGCAACTTCAGTTGGCATCACCTGTGGTATATACCGTACATTTTTACATTTTCCATGATTACGATCCCCTTATTTCGTTATTGGAAAAGCGAGAACGGCAGGAATCAACTAGCGCGTTTTGTATCGAAGTTCGAAAAAGGCAGTTTAATATTGTTGTGGTTCATCCCGATAGCTGTAAGCGAAAGCGTACTCCGTCCTTTCTGGCAGCAAAACATGAATAACCTGGTCGGGGACTGGGCGCAATTCACGACGACGCTGATCCTTTTTTGTTTTGGGTTTATATTGGCCTCACAGAAAGGTATTTGGCAGAGCATCGAACGTCTTCGTTTCCGCTCACTTACGTTCGGTCTGATCAGCTTTGCCCTGTTGTTTATGATTTGGAGGATGGATTACGAACCGAACACAATCGAATACACGATTTACCGGGGGTTGCGCAGTTTC harbors:
- a CDS encoding rhodanese-like domain-containing protein — its product is MKKMRLVCLLFALPWLMVYNGCSDDKDKASVNESEVLLKYLESDGGNYINSAYCPAIVSAADVRTTQLAAPTTQYIIDVRDTATFRNLGHIEGAHNVLIPDLLTHMKNMNPAPSTYSRIVIACYSGQSAAYAAGLMRLLKYDNVYSLKWGMCSWDSVFAAGKWLANTSNSRATAFVTTATAKGAVNDLPVLTTGMSDPEDILEARVQTLLTEGWTPASITNATVYTNLTGYYIVNYWSVAHYNMGHIDGAMQYEPKVDLKDSTFLRTLPLDKPVVVYCYSGQTSGFITAYLRALGYDGKSLLWGVNGMNYDAMPGTKWVSAEIKQYPYVTGN
- a CDS encoding MarR family transcriptional regulator, whose product is MRNHLGSIMKKQELHDDAVQLAELTFNLLEGCHEKEARLAAKHGLSPAEFRCLRLFGLTEKSSNKKIAERMNLSPSRLSRVLDGLVKKGYMTRKIDAEDRRNMQVYLSKKGVQVVENLNIDYTRIHQEILENIEQAQHKNLIRGMSQLLTALNKWMDETN
- a CDS encoding DNA alkylation repair protein; amino-acid sequence: MHPMIAYLRRELRKAADPKKARPMRAYMKNVQPFYGIPMPARRNIFHSAQKKFTIATYDEYETVIKELWRGKFREELYLAVDIAMYYKTFRSDRAMRLYEWMLKSADNWDTVDTVASHLVGDLVLQNRKHESILKKWTRSKNKWLRRTALLAHLRHKKKTNRHLLEETILSMMDEREFFIQKAIGWILRQYAYTNSKRVTQFVKKHSGRLSRLAKREALKHQNKRIRS
- the ytxJ gene encoding bacillithiol system redox-active protein YtxJ, translated to MITDISNEAHFQALIDSQNVILFKHSTSCSLSADAYREVRSFMESHPEVSVYMVKVIEHRNFSNRIAEHFHIPHASPQIIVIKNGLAVYNYSHRSITQREIENSMT
- the folE gene encoding GTP cyclohydrolase I FolE, which produces MDDYVPESIEIEILKNNYRQLIAATGEDTDRDGLLKTPERAAKAWKSLTSGYDIDPAQILRSAVFDEDYNDMVMVHDIEFYSLCEHHLLPFFGKAHIAYIPNGMIVGLSKLPRMVDAFARRLQVQERLTKQIADLMEETLKPAGVAVLIEASHMCMMMRGVEKQHSATTTSALRGLFVNDHSMRETFLTRAVRR
- a CDS encoding DNA alkylation repair protein; this encodes MAEALKHLYSKEYIRLLLEEVSKQYSAFPTKQFHKLVFDKEWTTRELKQRMRHISECLKRTLPEDYSSALAILMKTYPRMTGLKYIGFANMCFADFVELYGIDHYALSIPALEFFTIGCSSEFAVRPYIIKYPDLMMKQMLIWAHHPHEHVRRLASEGCRPRLPWAMGLPEFKKNPSPILPILEALKNDPSEFVRRSVANNLNDIAKDHPELVLRMAKQWKGQSKETDWVIKHGCRTLLKRGHTQVLEHFGFKKATGVQVLRFKLSQSAVKIGDKLSFSFSIRTPIAQKLRIEYSIDFVTSRGNNSKKIFKIAENTLEKNKMQPFTKSHSFRDLTVRKHFAGRHTLAIIVNGNVLAKKHFDVSRPHS
- a CDS encoding DinB family protein; protein product: MNLQKIVTRFESVANEWLLSLDSYSEEQFTKKPDADSWSIGQVYNHLIAGTNRFHLQHIGLCLDGKGKEMKGGKKFPGKFVFLSGSFPAAKIKVPPSETYTPKQPAGIAEMRSGLTQLIETMRETAAKIGAASESMKTEHPAFGYLNAHEWFVMIEMHFRHHLRQKGRLDKFLILDKK
- a CDS encoding competence protein TfoX, whose translation is MKKHQKTDTIGIGPKSSKKLNAIGIITRSDLERVGSVNAYMLLKRTFPNVTLNFLYAMEALLMDVHWTKLPKDVKARLKEEVSFF
- a CDS encoding acyltransferase — protein: MEKALSQRRYDLDWMRVFAFALLILFHCGMMFNTWGWHIKNNYTTNAIEPFMNFLHQWRMPLLFFISGAAVWFAMEKYSLKQYFAERHKRLLIPLLFGMLVIIPPQVYHERLFQGQTLSFLDFYKTVLQLIPYPEGNFSWHHLWYIPYIFTFSMITIPLFRYWKSENGRNQLARFVSKFEKGSLILLWFIPIAVSESVLRPFWQQNMNNLVGDWAQFTTTLILFCFGFILASQKGIWQSIERLRFRSLTFGLISFALLFMIWRMDYEPNTIEYTIYRGLRSFNMWCWILVLLGFGRKHLNFNNAVLKYANEAVYPFYIVHQTVTVVAGFYLIAWDIPIFWKFLVVTGLTFGISWIFFEIIRRNNITRMLFGLRIRWSDPTQRIPKREAVSFPSRAE